The genomic interval ATCTGatgcatagtttatttttgttgtatgtTGCATGGACAATGTCATCCCATCATGCAATGTCATACAAGAAACGTCTTTGCTGGGACATCATGGTGaccacacacacgcacacacatggTAATCTGTAAAGTCTAAACAGGTAGGGTCACAGACAATGGCAAGTGCACAATGTGAGATGACTCCTTTATAAGACGCCCTCGGGTGGCCAGTTCAGTTGGCTGATCAGACCTCCCTTGGGTCGGGCGTAACTGCCGTAGATTTCAAGCGAGTGCTGCCGTTCGGATGATCTCCATCCGATCTTTCCTGCAGTGGTCTGGGGGAAGGGTTTAGGAGAGGGGTCAACCTTGATATACCTGGAGATTGGGGTGATCGGAGGGAGGACCAATGGAGGAGGGAGTTCTATCTTCTTTACCTCACGCTTCACAAAGTCGTCTTTCACAAGctaaatgaaaaggaaaagaaacataTTGACAAAAAGTATATGATTTAAAgatatttaggcctacatgtacatgtgcacaGTGTAAAATTCTGTATCACAGTATTCTACATTCCAAGAACACACTGCCGGTCAAATTTTATCGATATAATTGGTCATCCCACAACACAATTGCAAAAATATGCCTgcattaatataattatataacttTGTTCTCAAAATTTTAATTCTTCAGACTTCTATACAttatgaaatgcaaattaacatACAAATGGACAATTTTATTAAACTTAATATCATGGATGGATTTGAACATTTCATGGAAGTCTGATTTTGAATAACTAATGAGTTTTGATAAATGTGGGTAAATGGAATGAAAGGCAACAGAAACTAAAGCTTTTCGAAGCATTGTTATAATCATCTCATGGATATATTCATACCTTATCTAGAATGATCTTATGTACATGCTCAAAACCTATTTCAGATATAAATTTAGGCTACCTTGAAGCTTAAATTTATCATGGTTACACAGTgcttcaaataaaatcaaatatcaacCTGTTATAACCAGATAACATACAACATAAGAAAGACAATGTTCATTTGACTTGTTCCAATAAGGAATTTCATCTctatgtaaaaatgccatttaaaACGCTGTTACAGTTATTTTACCATTTAAACGagaaagtgtacatgtatatttattcatttttttcgttGAGTCAATGCATTTTTGCtaatgataatttattttaaattaagggggggggggctcccccttTTTCCTTATATACACTTGTCACTTGTGTATAGCtcaacctttgttttttatatatttttttttaatttctttttttctttaaaaagccTCTTTAAAAGGGTGTCAGCAAACAATGAAAaggtattataataataatttgaaagaaaaaagatgcaAAAGATGAGATTTGTCACTgcccaaataaaaataacaatcacACATTTCCAAATCtttcatgcataaatttacTCTCCAGTCTGCCAGTCTACCTGCAGAAAGCCTTTAGAATAgatgttttaaaacattttgtttgGTGGGTGAGGTCAATTTGTGATAGTGTGTATTCCACAAACATGATCTGATGAGGGAAGGTGGGAGGACCAATGCCATTATGAGTGATATAGCGCAAGCAACTGGGAAATTGGGTGTGAATTTTAGCGACATTTAAATCTGCATGAAACACCACACAAAGAGACTGTTAATACTTACATCTCTGTAATTACCGCCAAGAAAACCCCAGTACTCTGGCCAACGTTTTGATGCAGTTTCTTCATATCTGATGTGGTCCTTCCTAAAGATATAAAGAAgccccaaaaaaaggaaaacagaaaacagaatagaaacagaaaataaattaataaaaaaacaccCTGCTGTATGTACACGATCagtaaaaaaagggaaaattggAAGACTATCAAAGAGATACAAGTAAATACAGATTGTGTAACTATATAATACCACTATTATTCAATGGGgaaactgataataataaatgatattttattgttcgaaatagaaatcctccaaaaattatttttgcccaattgattgtgAGCCCAGCAGCTACTGAGCAGCATTAGATCAATGTTGCTCAATCCCTTAAATCACTAAATGCCAAACAGAGTAACAGCAATCACcatcttttaacatcttttggtctgacacaGTCGGGGCTTGAACCCCTGACCTTCCGGTTGTGAGgtggacgctctaccaactgagcaaACACATCAGTTATCACCCTTGCCCCCTCTATCAAAATACACTGTCACCATCCGTGACAATAAGGCATCAACAAATTTGGTAATAATGAATATAACCCCATCCAATTTTAAAAGTCTTGATAATtcgtcagtgattttacgaacCGGCTCAAACCTTGGCTGGTCTCCCAAACATGATTTCGAGATCACACACTTAGTTTTTAAAGTTTGGATGTTTTTTAGATGCTCATTACTgacaaaaagttcattgtaaaaatagcagaaaaaaatattggtgaaggtttgaggaaaatccatcaaagaacaaaaaaattattagaatttatattatttgatttgtaatgtcatatgcgagcagctttcctacatatcgtatggtaaaaaacaatgaaatgtaattttctcagaaaattgacaATGGATTTTAATGTACCTTGAGTACTATATCGATACACAAATCAATTctcaagtgcttctaaaaaggaaaaaaagtcaCCATGAAccatagaaaaaaatgaaatttttgcattatatattacatatggGGAAGCAGCtcatttatgacgtcataaatcaaaaacatgaaattataataactttcctaatatttaatgaattttactcaaaccttaaccaatatttttatgatattttctgctatttttgcaacaaacctttcatcagggtgaactttttaaaataatatatacaaatttttgttcgcaatttgaatttttttcagtatttgaaATGAAGTGCAGGTATGCATTTTAGAAACTCTGtttttaccacaaaaaaaaggaattaaggCTTTGTAACACCATGGTTTGAGCCAGTTTGTAAAATCATTCCATGCCATGTGCATGTTTTTAGCGGCACAAACCACACACACGCAACatctacagtgtacatgtaggtctaagtGCCATTTCAGAGACTTTATAGTACACAAAGAATGGTTTAGGCCACTTCGTCAAGTCAAAGGAGGGGTTTGAGCCCGTTATTAAGAAATTTCTTATTCTATGAATAATATGAATGTTGATCTGAAATTCGGTAATGCAATAGAGTGAATCACAGGCTTTCAGAAtatgcaaacaaaataattaaaaagaatcAACCCAAAATTAGGTTTGAGCCGGTTCGTAAAATCACTGATGATTTATAATGTGAATATAGTGATGTTAGAACTGAAATTTAACAAAATCTAAAGAAATTGTTAAACACCTTTGATCTGATCTGACATGCACAATTAAACTGAACACAAGcaagacaataaaaaaaacattggaaGTCAATGCACAATCAGGGAACAATTTCATGGTTCAGACTAGACTGGAAtacaataatacatgtaaaaggTGACTAAATACATGCAAATATCCATTTGGAATAACCTTACGTAAAGGTTATATAGTCGCAGGGAAGGGACCCCCCCCTTATAAAAAGCATGtctatttttttgtctttaattgTACGCATAATAAGTGCCatgtaacattaaaaaaaatgacttttccTCTGGTTTGTGTGGTTTTATTATTCTTCTAGAGAACCTGCTCCTTTCTCTAGATTTTGATATATAGATCTAGGCATAGGTCATGAtgtagtaggcctacatcatcAAACTAGCATATAAAGACCAGAAAACTAGAAGAAAAACATGACTGATTAcaacaataatattcataaactctgtgtttgtgaacTTTAGGGAATATACTTCTGAAATACAACATTGAGTATAAACAGATTGAAGTATTAATATATTTCTCGGTATCTATCTATATAGTACATTATTACATTATAATATTTCAGCGGACTGTTCTTTTTCACTATATATAGATGTAGTCAATATGATCCTGAGCCTATACTACATAGggttaataatgataacattccGAGAACAGAAGTTAAGCGAAATGCCGCGCTAATACTCACCAAACTTGATCATTTGCAACAAAGTTGAATCCAGCCAGCGCCTTGCCACTCGGTTGTGGAGGTTTCTCCGCCATTTTTATATCTAAAATTCTCccaaaatggaaaatatattgTCGAAATAAGTCTTCTACCACCTGCTAAAACAAGTACTACGACCAAGAATGCTTGTACACTACACTCTATTTGTATGCACCGCATGAGTATCCATAACAACTGGACGCCCATCAAGGTCAACTGGCCCGTAATGAATTGATAGACGCGTCCATTACACGAAGGGGTGAACAATTTGCAAGTGGGATGAGCAAATATGCACCATCGTTAAATCCTTAAATTTATGTAATGTGGCTGTAATATTCATTGAATAGCAATGGatatgtattttataatgaaCTCACAACAAAAAACAATTAAAGAATGTGAATTGGTGATTTGATTTTAGACAGTCTGCAGTCCTTTCTGAGGTTTTCTCCAGACATTTTTATATCTCACCTGTCTGCATTTTGGTAGTCGCCCGTCTGGAGAGGCTACTCATTTTCCACACTAGGTACTCGCCCCATTTGCATCGAAAAAATCGCCAAATTGTAAAGGAAGTATACCATCTGGTCGTATGAATTGGATAAGTTTATGCTCTGCATTGTATATCAGCCCGGTGTTCCTACTGTGATTAAGGGGAAAGTGATCattttagcaatatttctcGACTGAAACCAGGAGAGGTGTGGACTATCGGGACCTTTCGGCTGCATTCGGAAAACCTGGCTAGACTTCGGCCTTGCAGATATTATTAGCCAGACTGGTGCAAATATACATGGCATGTATGCACATTTAAACGTGGGTATAGCATACAGCTAGCGGAATGCTCCTCTTGTACTAGGGATCCATGCAATGTAGTGTGTGCGCATGCAATGCATGTTTCATCGGACGAAGAAAATCATGGCAGGTGCAGGTACCACATGAAAGGTTGTAGGCCTAGCTAGGCGCAGGATCTTACGGAGGTTAGCCGTTTTCCCGGGGAAGGTGCCGAGCCTGCCCATTCCTGCATATATGTGTCACATGAGTATGGACCGCCAAACCGAATCTTTTGTATGTTTAGGTCTGATAGGTGAGTATTTTTCAATGTAATGAAGTTTAGGAGTCTAACGTAACTGTAAATTTAAGGACGGTGTCTTgttttaactttattttgtttcttcaaaGTGAGCTCAGCACGGGGCTCAGCACAGCAGAGCCAGAGTCAGACTCAATCAGAGTCTACAGCACTCATTGAATGAACAAGGTTACACAGATTGAGCAAGACTCGAGCTCGAGTCTTgttttaactttattttgtttcttcaaaGTGAGCTCAGCACGGGGCTCAGCACAGCAGAGCCAGAGTCAGACTCAATCAGAGTCTAcagcactcattcaatgaacaaggttatgatataacagTCTACACAGATTGAGCAAGACTCGAGCTCGAGTCAAGAGGAACAACAACTGATCAAGCTCACCCAGGACAGGTAGAGTGCGCCTAGCCTGCTTGTGTCTTGTGAATGTTGACCCTgactgactactactactactaggggCGGCCGCTGGCCTGGCTGAGGCTGAGTGGAGCGAGGCTGGACAGGGCATGCAGGGCTGGCCGGGCTTATTAGATAGACAGCTGGCAGACAGCTTTTTGGAACTAgagtttttttaaacattttatttttttttaaatttctcctcgtacacagacggctcgcgatcgtgcagccgcTAGTAttattagggggttaacaatgcaaaatccccccgacggggctcataaatttttgtctttatttcataaaaatatataaacagaaCTGGACCTTTTTAAAGATTATATTCTGTTTGTCCTGAAATGCAgcaaaacaggaaaaaataaactttaaaggacaaaaaacagtgatttcAGCTGTCgtgcaactcccacttccctggtttatcagAAATACTAACATAGATCTAAAACATAAGGCAATTGAGACTTGAGTCCCTGTAtagatcgagttagaacttcagtctgtgtaattggtgagtggagccaa from Lytechinus pictus isolate F3 Inbred chromosome 2, Lp3.0, whole genome shotgun sequence carries:
- the LOC129253921 gene encoding ciliary microtubule inner protein 1-like, coding for MAEKPPQPSGKALAGFNFVANDQVWKDHIRYEETASKRWPEYWGFLGGNYRDLVKDDFVKREVKKIELPPPLVLPPITPISRYIKVDPSPKPFPQTTAGKIGWRSSERQHSLEIYGSYARPKGGLISQLNWPPEGVL